The Sulfitobacter donghicola DSW-25 = KCTC 12864 = JCM 14565 genome has a segment encoding these proteins:
- a CDS encoding sulfotransferase family protein yields MGFPGTWMTESESVVYRVVPKCACSTIGQIMYYSDHGEFFDGDIHDAKGGMHKWALDESQEPISRNVQNHQSFAFTCVRNPYTRILSSFFDKICGIQRNGRRYRGNLVPLLVQKYGIEVGGDDGKQEFDQIASFRRFLLFARDTIRWRRPMDPDIHWSGMSGHVSTFIVNGGRYDKIIWTEAFNDGMQDVLQSVETPHAIDLAKIPRFNESEGHGPKRAHPVEDYFDDLSMHLVYEIYKRDFNLFKYDFENPGNKMPIGEIDLDEVHAKLGD; encoded by the coding sequence ATGGGTTTTCCGGGAACTTGGATGACCGAAAGTGAGAGCGTTGTGTACAGGGTTGTCCCAAAGTGCGCATGTTCGACCATCGGGCAAATCATGTATTATTCTGATCATGGTGAGTTTTTTGATGGTGACATCCATGATGCAAAGGGCGGAATGCACAAATGGGCCCTCGACGAAAGCCAAGAGCCGATTTCGCGAAATGTGCAAAACCACCAATCGTTTGCGTTCACTTGTGTGCGAAATCCTTACACGCGGATCCTGAGTTCGTTTTTTGATAAAATTTGCGGCATCCAGCGTAACGGGCGCCGTTACCGTGGCAATTTGGTCCCGCTTTTGGTTCAGAAATACGGGATCGAAGTCGGCGGTGACGACGGTAAACAAGAGTTTGACCAGATCGCCAGCTTTCGCCGGTTTTTGTTGTTTGCGCGTGATACCATCCGCTGGCGCCGCCCCATGGACCCCGATATTCACTGGTCTGGGATGTCAGGGCACGTCAGCACGTTTATCGTGAATGGTGGCCGCTATGACAAAATTATTTGGACCGAGGCATTCAATGACGGCATGCAAGACGTTCTTCAATCGGTGGAAACACCGCATGCAATCGACCTAGCCAAGATTCCCCGCTTTAACGAAAGCGAAGGCCACGGGCCAAAACGCGCGCATCCAGTCGAAGACTATTTCGACGATCTTTCGATGCATCTGGTTTATGAAATCTACAAGCGGGACTTTAACCTGTTTAAGTATGATTTCGAGAACCCCGGGAATAAAATGCCGATTGGTGAGATCGACCTTGATGAGGTTCACGCCAAGCTGGGTGATTGA
- a CDS encoding fumarylacetoacetate hydrolase family protein, with translation MSYVFAAPPQASLAVQGEEARFPVRRIFCVGRNYEAHAREMGNDPDREPPFFFTKPADAACDTPCTLPYPPLTNDLHHEIELVIAIGKGGANIAVDDVANHIWGASVGIDLTRRDLQADAKKTRRPWDWAKAFDYSAPIAPIKPIKDVPSLTKGRIWLAVNGEVRQDGDIADLIWSVSEHIATLSESVTLAAGDLIMTGTPAGVGAVVTGDVITGGVEGIAELEVTIGPRA, from the coding sequence ATGTCCTATGTGTTTGCCGCTCCACCTCAGGCTAGTTTAGCTGTTCAGGGTGAAGAGGCCCGTTTCCCAGTGCGCAGGATTTTCTGTGTTGGGCGCAACTATGAGGCCCACGCCCGCGAGATGGGGAATGACCCAGATCGCGAACCGCCGTTCTTTTTCACAAAACCAGCTGATGCTGCCTGTGACACGCCGTGCACTCTTCCATACCCTCCGCTGACCAATGATCTGCATCACGAGATTGAACTGGTCATTGCGATTGGAAAGGGCGGGGCAAACATCGCGGTTGATGATGTTGCGAACCACATATGGGGGGCATCTGTGGGGATCGACCTAACGCGCCGTGATCTTCAGGCTGACGCAAAGAAAACGCGGCGGCCATGGGATTGGGCAAAGGCATTTGACTATTCAGCGCCCATCGCCCCGATCAAGCCGATCAAGGACGTGCCGAGCCTGACAAAAGGCCGCATATGGCTGGCCGTAAACGGTGAGGTTCGCCAAGACGGTGACATTGCTGATTTGATCTGGTCCGTATCCGAACATATCGCCACGTTGAGCGAGAGCGTAACCTTGGCTGCTGGTGATTTGATTATGACCGGCACACCTGCCGGTGTTGGCGCTGTTGTGACGGGCGATGTGATCACCGGAGGTGTTGAGGGGATTGCAGAGCTTGAGGTCACGATAGGCCCGCGCGCCTAG
- a CDS encoding DUF6638 family protein has protein sequence MNRLIRAGLMFGNLFHVHSPALVERYNRALHHLTGQRTKLSDFYVDISGYSPEVGDELGDPLYLNHKGVNRQFILLSVDQRTAPLLNTQFSTSKAILQEFIAENEAALFALTAKDAVAGELVNSVYDVSDPKRLFDIRRITIDADTTGGTVKDASKLAEMVDQFRDTDDGWYDDVLIAEMISLAGKTGDVVRNPVKLKSMSFDQRNFWTAHFGGLYVFQDVEHPAVIASESKEDLGDIPMEYVFDTSQRNRIAQFFRLNGLTETILEARGIKSAAILRQKLDFVLIDAVAGQGADLSDLSRGDLRRLARQHADKLPPEFHTLGQLVNWAENGGAFPSIDSDDPVYFYTLRAADTPDAELVNMLLAQLAPKDIRQLFICHKDLFYETYAGWPEAKKAYVADFLEREYQVDKAGVRDALFGHEPALEAPPLPRKRKKPPPVPDRIAAVGPWGAVKRR, from the coding sequence ATGAACCGCCTCATCCGCGCCGGCCTGATGTTCGGCAACCTCTTTCATGTCCACTCGCCCGCGCTGGTCGAGCGGTATAACCGCGCGCTGCATCATCTGACGGGGCAGCGGACGAAGCTCTCTGATTTCTACGTCGATATCTCTGGCTATTCGCCCGAGGTCGGGGATGAGTTGGGCGATCCGCTGTATCTCAACCACAAGGGCGTGAACCGTCAGTTTATCTTGCTGAGTGTGGATCAGCGTACGGCGCCGCTGCTCAATACGCAGTTCTCGACCTCCAAGGCGATTTTGCAGGAGTTCATCGCGGAAAACGAGGCGGCGCTGTTTGCCCTCACGGCCAAGGATGCCGTCGCGGGAGAGCTGGTGAACTCGGTCTATGATGTGTCTGACCCCAAGCGCCTGTTTGATATTCGCCGCATCACGATTGACGCCGACACCACAGGCGGCACCGTCAAAGACGCATCCAAACTGGCCGAGATGGTGGACCAGTTTCGCGATACCGATGACGGGTGGTACGATGATGTGCTCATCGCCGAGATGATCTCGCTTGCGGGTAAGACGGGGGATGTTGTGCGCAATCCGGTCAAGCTCAAATCCATGAGCTTTGATCAGCGCAATTTCTGGACGGCGCATTTTGGCGGGCTCTATGTGTTTCAGGATGTCGAGCACCCCGCCGTGATCGCCAGTGAAAGCAAAGAAGACCTTGGCGATATTCCGATGGAGTATGTGTTCGACACCTCCCAACGTAACCGCATCGCCCAGTTCTTTCGCCTGAACGGGTTGACCGAAACCATCCTAGAGGCGCGGGGGATTAAATCGGCTGCGATCCTGCGGCAAAAGTTGGACTTTGTCCTGATTGACGCGGTGGCGGGGCAGGGCGCTGATCTGAGCGACCTGAGCCGTGGTGATCTGCGCCGCCTTGCGCGCCAGCATGCGGATAAACTACCGCCCGAATTCCACACGCTGGGGCAGTTGGTGAATTGGGCCGAAAATGGCGGTGCTTTTCCCAGCATCGACAGCGATGATCCGGTGTATTTCTATACGCTGCGCGCCGCCGATACGCCGGATGCCGAGCTGGTGAATATGCTGCTGGCGCAGCTTGCGCCAAAGGACATCCGCCAGCTGTTTATCTGCCACAAAGACCTGTTCTATGAGACTTATGCAGGCTGGCCCGAGGCCAAAAAGGCCTATGTTGCTGATTTTCTTGAGCGCGAGTATCAGGTGGACAAGGCGGGGGTGCGTGACGCACTATTTGGTCATGAACCCGCGTTAGAGGCACCACCGCTGCCACGTAAACGCAAAAAACCACCCCCCGTGCCGGACCGCATCGCGGCAGTTGGCCCTTGGGGCGCTGTGAAGAGGAGATAG
- a CDS encoding DUF805 domain-containing protein yields MSNEWYYAVEGTSHGPVSQEEFDQLVTVGTIRRDTLVWQEGMEDWLPFGRANNNQNASAMPPNAPISDTVDPARPDANTFLGALKDGFARYVDFKTRSTRSQFWWWTLWSLILSIGTAILDTMIGFGDSGPIGLIFSLATVLPTTAVAIRRLHDTGRVGWWYLLVCIPIIGWIVLIVFFCGQTQAHANQWGNPPSLE; encoded by the coding sequence ATGAGTAACGAATGGTATTATGCGGTTGAGGGGACCTCGCACGGCCCAGTCAGCCAAGAAGAATTTGATCAACTGGTAACTGTTGGCACAATCCGTCGAGACACGTTGGTCTGGCAGGAAGGCATGGAGGATTGGTTGCCATTCGGTCGTGCAAACAACAACCAAAACGCCAGCGCAATGCCCCCTAACGCCCCCATCAGCGATACCGTTGATCCTGCAAGGCCCGATGCCAATACCTTTCTAGGTGCCTTGAAGGATGGCTTTGCCCGATACGTAGATTTCAAAACCCGCTCAACACGGTCTCAGTTTTGGTGGTGGACCCTTTGGTCACTCATCTTAAGCATTGGCACAGCCATATTGGATACGATGATCGGTTTTGGGGATAGCGGGCCAATCGGGCTGATATTCTCTTTGGCAACGGTTTTGCCCACGACTGCAGTAGCGATCCGCCGCTTGCACGATACTGGCCGCGTTGGGTGGTGGTACCTGTTGGTTTGCATCCCAATTATTGGCTGGATCGTGTTGATTGTTTTCTTCTGCGGACAAACACAAGCGCACGCCAACCAATGGGGCAACCCACCCAGCCTAGAGTAA
- a CDS encoding DUF1523 family protein has protein sequence MFGLIRWVFWITVWVLIAATFHYTLPQVDIVRVTDTYEKRVDPGENSMFWAQADVGSDGTVANRDVFFIQTRRVKGDVMVYRNEDTGWGWPPYFKFDTSNLQAEAGDLKSTEEEPRYVAIKHYGWRNEFLTIFPNAISVKPVDGPDASKGIPWLNIFIITIFLTVVYGIWVRWRRFRIARIDPTMEAIEDDLADASGAVSSWLGSWRKKS, from the coding sequence ATGTTTGGTCTTATCCGTTGGGTGTTTTGGATTACGGTTTGGGTGCTGATCGCAGCGACCTTCCACTATACGCTCCCGCAAGTTGACATCGTTCGGGTTACGGACACCTATGAAAAACGTGTCGACCCAGGTGAGAACTCGATGTTTTGGGCGCAGGCTGATGTTGGGTCTGATGGGACGGTCGCGAACCGCGATGTGTTTTTTATCCAGACGCGCCGCGTTAAGGGCGATGTGATGGTCTACCGCAATGAAGACACGGGTTGGGGATGGCCGCCGTATTTTAAATTCGACACGTCCAACCTGCAGGCTGAGGCGGGGGATTTGAAATCAACCGAGGAAGAGCCCCGTTATGTCGCGATCAAACACTACGGCTGGCGCAATGAGTTCCTGACAATTTTCCCGAATGCGATCAGCGTAAAGCCTGTGGATGGGCCTGATGCGTCCAAAGGTATCCCGTGGCTGAACATCTTTATCATCACCATCTTCTTGACGGTGGTTTATGGGATCTGGGTGCGCTGGCGTCGGTTCCGCATTGCGCGGATCGATCCGACCATGGAAGCGATCGAAGATGATCTGGCCGATGCGTCGGGTGCTGTTTCCAGCTGGCTAGGATCGTGGCGTAAAAAGAGCTAG
- a CDS encoding DUF5928 domain-containing protein, which produces MAKIAYILLCHKDPDAIIKQAERLTAVGDYMAIHFDASADPAQYKAIRDALDDNPNVTFAAKRIRCGWGEWSLVQATLHAVESAVEAFPRATHFYMLSGDCMAIKSAEYTHKFLDNNDADFVESFDYFESDWIKTGWKEERLIYRHWFNERTQKKLFYGMFNLQKKLGLTREIPADLQIQIGSQWWCLRRQTIEWILDFCKKRRDVIRFFRTTWIPDETFFQTLVRHLVPEDQIRGRTLTFLMFTDYGMPVTFYNDHYDLLLSQDYLFARKISPDASDLKRRLGLLYAAQGVHFQISNEGRSLFRFLTGRGRIGRRFATRFWETESTLGRERELLIVVCKKWHVAKRVLERIRQTTNVPAIEYVFNEEDAQLPALGGIEKTIGKRTRHRRALMRMLFDYFETDRLIVCMDPSNLDLLEDFSSDRSVTRILEIDCSFTDDYLVGHAMRVGLAGEQTSQETLDRLLPTIRNDMVFESDAIRDAQFENHCRIRESASSEENADELVKFLGIAGDKALEITNTDYLFSD; this is translated from the coding sequence ATGGCAAAAATCGCCTACATACTCCTGTGTCACAAAGACCCCGACGCCATCATCAAACAGGCTGAGCGGTTGACGGCTGTCGGCGACTATATGGCGATCCACTTTGATGCCAGCGCGGACCCTGCGCAGTACAAGGCCATTCGCGACGCACTTGATGACAACCCAAATGTTACCTTTGCCGCAAAACGCATTCGCTGCGGGTGGGGTGAATGGTCGCTGGTTCAGGCGACCTTGCATGCTGTTGAATCCGCCGTCGAAGCATTCCCGCGAGCGACCCATTTTTACATGCTGTCAGGTGACTGCATGGCCATTAAATCTGCCGAATACACGCATAAATTCCTCGATAATAATGACGCGGACTTCGTCGAAAGCTTTGACTATTTCGAAAGTGACTGGATCAAAACTGGCTGGAAAGAAGAACGCCTGATATACAGACACTGGTTCAATGAACGGACGCAAAAGAAACTCTTTTACGGCATGTTCAATCTTCAGAAAAAGCTGGGCCTCACGCGTGAGATCCCTGCCGATCTGCAAATTCAGATTGGTAGCCAATGGTGGTGCCTAAGACGCCAAACCATCGAATGGATTCTGGATTTTTGCAAAAAGCGCCGTGATGTCATCCGGTTTTTCCGCACGACATGGATTCCGGACGAAACATTCTTCCAGACCTTGGTTCGCCACCTCGTCCCCGAAGACCAGATTAGGGGCCGCACCCTGACGTTTTTGATGTTCACTGACTATGGAATGCCAGTGACGTTTTATAACGATCACTACGATCTATTACTCAGTCAGGACTATTTATTCGCCCGCAAAATCAGCCCAGATGCGTCTGACCTCAAACGTCGTCTAGGGCTGCTATACGCGGCCCAAGGTGTGCATTTCCAAATCAGTAACGAAGGTCGCAGCCTGTTCCGTTTCCTTACTGGTCGTGGTCGGATCGGCCGCCGTTTTGCGACGCGGTTCTGGGAAACCGAAAGCACACTGGGCCGTGAGCGCGAGCTGCTCATTGTCGTTTGCAAGAAATGGCACGTGGCAAAGCGCGTATTGGAACGGATCAGGCAGACCACAAATGTGCCGGCAATCGAATATGTCTTTAACGAAGAAGACGCCCAGCTGCCCGCCCTTGGCGGTATCGAAAAAACCATTGGCAAACGCACACGGCACCGCCGTGCGTTGATGCGTATGCTGTTCGACTATTTTGAAACCGACCGCCTGATCGTCTGCATGGACCCCAGCAATCTGGATCTGCTGGAAGATTTTTCGTCGGATCGCTCAGTGACGCGTATTCTGGAAATTGATTGCAGCTTTACCGATGACTACCTTGTCGGCCATGCAATGCGTGTTGGCCTAGCGGGTGAGCAAACTTCCCAAGAAACATTGGACCGTCTTCTACCCACCATTCGCAATGACATGGTTTTCGAAAGCGACGCCATTCGGGATGCGCAGTTTGAAAACCATTGCCGCATCCGTGAATCCGCTTCTTCCGAGGAAAACGCTGATGAGCTGGTGAAGTTTCTAGGTATCGCGGGTGACAAAGCCCTCGAAATCACCAACACAGATTATCTTTTTTCCGACTAA
- a CDS encoding restriction endonuclease has translation MSRTFEIGESGFPDLAGMMLITIQALKEMGGSAAISELDEKVAELEGCSEEEQSYMMSDGNSPRLNYYLAWSRTYLKKGGALENSTKGVWSLTSAGSNVTSYQKSKHLYDLVLADEREKAREKRQAKNKSLALEKVVVPQDVSESKNTPDRPSELTWDEVLLSVLRKMDPSAFERLAQRLLREAGFTKVEVRGKSGDGGIDGVGVLRVNLVSFQVYFQCKRYKGGVAAGEIRDFRGAMQGRADKGLFITTGHYTAQARDEATRDGATALDLIDGPRLCELLKENGLGVSTKMVEQVHIDTSWFEGI, from the coding sequence ATGAGTAGAACCTTCGAAATTGGAGAGAGTGGTTTCCCTGATTTAGCGGGCATGATGCTGATCACAATTCAGGCCTTAAAAGAAATGGGTGGCTCGGCTGCTATTTCTGAATTGGATGAAAAGGTTGCTGAGTTAGAAGGGTGCTCTGAAGAGGAGCAATCCTATATGATGTCGGACGGGAACAGTCCTCGGTTGAACTATTATTTGGCGTGGTCCCGAACTTATCTAAAAAAAGGGGGAGCATTAGAAAACTCAACAAAAGGAGTTTGGTCGCTAACCAGCGCTGGTTCTAATGTTACTTCGTACCAAAAATCCAAACACCTTTATGATCTTGTTCTAGCAGATGAGCGAGAGAAGGCCCGTGAAAAACGGCAAGCAAAGAATAAGAGCCTAGCTTTAGAAAAAGTTGTTGTCCCACAAGATGTTTCGGAGTCTAAAAATACACCCGATCGTCCATCTGAGCTGACTTGGGATGAAGTGCTACTGTCCGTGCTGCGTAAAATGGACCCAAGTGCCTTTGAAAGGCTTGCTCAACGGCTTCTAAGGGAGGCTGGTTTTACAAAGGTTGAAGTGCGTGGAAAATCAGGGGACGGAGGCATTGACGGCGTCGGAGTTCTTCGGGTTAATCTGGTATCGTTCCAAGTATATTTCCAATGTAAACGGTACAAAGGTGGCGTTGCTGCAGGGGAAATTCGGGATTTTCGGGGGGCAATGCAAGGGCGGGCGGATAAAGGGTTGTTTATTACAACAGGCCATTACACTGCCCAAGCTCGTGACGAGGCTACTCGGGATGGTGCTACGGCGTTGGACTTGATTGATGGTCCGCGGCTTTGTGAGCTTTTGAAGGAAAATGGACTAGGTGTTTCGACGAAGATGGTTGAACAGGTCCATATTGATACATCATGGTTTGAGGGTATTTAG
- a CDS encoding alpha/beta fold hydrolase, whose translation MPIFERDTLSLYYEISGAGPPLLMIAGMMSDSASWAPLIPLLEPHFTLICPDNRTTGRTTPWDAPASVDLFASDCAALLKHLEVGPAHVLGHSLGGMIGMRLACKHPSAVKTLTLAASAPLRLERNVALFKALLAIRRSDAAPDAWLNALFPWLFSPALYEIAGAVEQAAAASLAYPFAQSSDAMAHQIDALDGYTPELAASIPCPTQALLAKDDLLLPYELAQPTLGGTAFHSIENAGHSIHWDAADEVAKHVKRFITQHEGANK comes from the coding sequence ATGCCGATCTTTGAACGCGATACCCTTTCCCTCTATTACGAGATCTCTGGCGCGGGGCCACCCCTGTTGATGATCGCAGGGATGATGAGTGACAGCGCCAGCTGGGCACCCCTAATCCCCTTGTTAGAGCCACATTTCACCCTAATCTGCCCTGATAACCGAACCACTGGTCGCACCACGCCTTGGGACGCTCCTGCATCTGTTGATCTATTCGCAAGCGACTGCGCCGCGCTGCTAAAGCATCTGGAAGTCGGGCCTGCCCATGTCTTGGGTCATTCACTAGGGGGGATGATCGGCATGCGGCTTGCCTGTAAACACCCCAGTGCAGTGAAAACACTAACCCTTGCCGCTTCGGCCCCGTTGAGATTGGAAAGAAACGTTGCCCTGTTCAAAGCATTGCTGGCAATCCGGCGTAGTGATGCGGCCCCTGACGCGTGGCTGAACGCGCTTTTCCCTTGGCTGTTCTCTCCCGCGCTCTACGAAATTGCGGGCGCCGTCGAACAAGCGGCGGCGGCTTCACTGGCCTATCCGTTTGCCCAATCAAGTGATGCCATGGCCCATCAAATTGACGCGCTAGACGGATACACCCCCGAACTCGCGGCAAGCATCCCCTGCCCAACTCAAGCTCTGTTGGCAAAGGATGACCTTTTGCTACCCTATGAACTCGCCCAGCCAACGCTTGGCGGGACGGCATTCCATTCTATCGAAAACGCGGGGCATTCCATCCATTGGGACGCAGCAGACGAGGTCGCAAAGCATGTGAAACGTTTCATCACGCAGCACGAGGGAGCCAACAAATGA
- a CDS encoding tetratricopeptide repeat protein, producing MTTDLYGLGVSVENPRTLEGINDFIHGFLSYQPKAANILAAADADPDCALANAYAALLWMFLEAPIAPQKAAPYLARAQAARETVTQREALIIDAAAAWTRGEIPALLDICEKILNDYPRDMAVLKLAQCHYFNLGDATGMLRVALKSLPEAQDIAYTHGMIAFGYEQCHLLDRAEESARQAMTLQHDDAWAHHAIAHVMLTQGRVQEGVTFLESVSDTWADLNSFMRSHNWWHLALFYLSLGRHEDVRRTYDTNVWGLEKDMAQDQVGAASLLARMEFAGVDVEDRWADVAEHIAQRGADTVNAFLTLQYLYALARTNHPKTDLLMKAIQDRANDDTQHDFIAWRDVALPAAEAIMAHAKNDWDTAITKMSRALPRMSECGGSHAQRDLFEQIHLDALIQDGRASMAQQVLEMRRAYDPDGVPLNLQLGEVYSKTGLPRLAEEARERAANTLANQLR from the coding sequence ATGACAACCGATCTTTATGGCCTTGGCGTGAGTGTCGAAAACCCAAGGACGCTAGAAGGGATCAATGACTTTATTCACGGCTTTCTCAGCTACCAACCCAAGGCCGCAAACATTCTGGCGGCTGCTGATGCCGATCCTGACTGCGCATTAGCAAATGCCTATGCGGCCCTGTTATGGATGTTTTTGGAAGCCCCCATCGCCCCGCAAAAGGCTGCCCCCTATTTGGCCCGCGCCCAAGCCGCCCGCGAAACCGTGACCCAACGCGAGGCGCTCATCATCGATGCGGCGGCGGCGTGGACGCGTGGGGAAATTCCGGCGCTTTTGGACATTTGCGAAAAGATTTTGAATGATTATCCCCGCGACATGGCGGTCCTCAAGCTGGCGCAGTGTCATTATTTCAATCTAGGCGATGCAACGGGCATGCTACGGGTCGCCCTGAAATCCCTCCCCGAGGCGCAAGACATTGCCTATACCCACGGCATGATTGCCTTTGGTTATGAGCAATGCCACCTACTGGATCGCGCCGAAGAATCCGCCCGTCAGGCCATGACATTGCAGCATGACGATGCTTGGGCACACCATGCGATTGCGCATGTCATGCTCACACAGGGGCGGGTGCAAGAAGGTGTCACGTTTCTAGAGAGCGTCTCTGACACTTGGGCCGATCTGAATAGCTTTATGCGCAGCCATAACTGGTGGCACCTTGCATTGTTTTACCTCAGCCTCGGGCGTCATGAAGATGTGCGCCGCACTTATGATACGAACGTCTGGGGGCTGGAAAAGGACATGGCCCAAGATCAGGTTGGCGCGGCCTCTTTGTTGGCGCGGATGGAATTTGCCGGTGTCGACGTTGAGGACCGTTGGGCGGATGTTGCGGAACACATCGCCCAGCGCGGTGCGGATACCGTAAATGCCTTTCTCACCTTGCAATACCTTTATGCGCTGGCCCGCACGAACCACCCCAAAACCGACCTTTTGATGAAAGCCATTCAAGATCGCGCAAATGATGACACCCAACATGATTTTATCGCGTGGCGTGACGTGGCCCTGCCCGCCGCTGAGGCCATCATGGCGCATGCAAAAAACGATTGGGACACGGCCATCACCAAAATGTCGCGCGCCCTGCCTCGGATGTCAGAATGCGGAGGCAGCCACGCCCAACGCGACCTATTCGAACAGATACACCTTGATGCGCTAATCCAAGACGGCCGCGCATCTATGGCCCAACAGGTATTGGAAATGCGACGCGCCTATGACCCCGATGGGGTGCCCCTGAACCTGCAATTGGGCGAGGTCTATTCAAAAACCGGCCTCCCCCGCCTTGCAGAAGAAGCACGCGAACGCGCAGCAAACACTCTGGCCAATCAGCTTCGCTGA
- a CDS encoding HIT domain-containing protein codes for MDYAYDDQNIFAKILRGEIPNTTVLETEHSLAFRDLYPQASVHVLVIPKGPYISYDHFAAAASDAEIVDFTRAVGEVCRLEGVSLDANDGFRLISNAGEHGVQEVPHLHVHILGGERMGRMVQPKG; via the coding sequence TTGGACTACGCCTACGACGACCAAAATATCTTTGCCAAAATTCTGCGCGGCGAAATCCCCAACACCACCGTGTTAGAGACCGAGCATTCGCTCGCTTTTCGCGACCTTTATCCGCAGGCATCTGTTCATGTCTTGGTGATCCCGAAAGGGCCATACATTAGCTATGACCACTTTGCAGCGGCCGCATCAGATGCCGAGATCGTCGATTTCACCCGCGCCGTTGGCGAAGTTTGCCGCCTTGAGGGTGTATCCCTAGATGCAAATGACGGCTTTCGCCTGATCAGCAATGCAGGCGAACACGGCGTTCAGGAAGTGCCGCATTTGCACGTTCACATCCTTGGCGGCGAACGTATGGGCCGTATGGTGCAGCCCAAGGGCTGA